In one Oryza glaberrima chromosome 2, OglaRS2, whole genome shotgun sequence genomic region, the following are encoded:
- the LOC127764787 gene encoding disease resistance protein PIK6-NP-like, with the protein MEATALSVGKSVLNGALGYAKSAFAEEVALQLGIQKDHTFVADELEMMRSFMMEAHEEQDNSKVVKTWVKQVRDTAYDVEDSLQDFAVHLKRPSWWRFPRTLLERHRVAKQMKELRNKVEDVSQRNVRYHLIKGSAKATINSAEQSSVIATAIFGIDDARRAAKQDNQRVDLVQLINNEDQDLKVIAVWGTSGDMGQTTIIRAVYENPDVQIRFPCCAWVRVMHPFSPRDFVQTLMNQLHATQGVEALLEKEKTEQDLAKEFNEHVNDRKCLIVLNDLSTIEEWDQIKKCFQNCKKGSRIIVSSTQVEVASLCAGQESQASELKQLSADQTLYAFYDKGSQNGEGSMKPVSISNDTVAHGEIIDDQSMDADEKKVVRKSLTRIRTSVGASEESQLIGREKEMSEIIDLILKDNSQQVQVISVWGMGGLGKTTLVGGVYQSPKLSDKFDKYVFVTIMRPFNLVELLRSLAGRLHEGSSKKEELVENRVSSKKSLASMELDQLTKQLERLLEKKRSLIVLDDFSDTSEWDQIKPMLFPLLEKTSLIIVTTRKENIANHCSGKNGTVHNLQVLKPNDALCLLSEKVFEKATYLDEQKNPELVKEAKQILKKCDGLPLAIVVIGGFLANRPKTPEEWRKLNENISAELEMNPELGMIRTVLEKSYDGLPYHLKSCFLYLSIFPEDQIISRRRLVHRWAAEGYSTAAHGKSAVEIANDYFLELKNRSMILPFQQSARSRKSIDSCKVHDLIRDIAISKSMEENLVFRLEEGCSSYIHGAIRHLAISRNWKGDKDEFKGIVDLSRIRSLSLFGYWEPFFVSSKMRFIRVLDFEGTRGLKYHHLDQIWKLIHLKFLSLRGCAGIDLLPDFLGNLRQLQMLDIRGTYVEALPKTIIKLQKLQYIHVGLKRDYVTGIKDDLIERCCKVGYLCATCCLPLLRDIDGPLHKALTRRDACTFACCVKFPSLMRGVYEENGTMVPKGIRKLKDLYTLRDVNIGRGNAILRDIGMLTGLHKLGVAGINKKNGRSFRLAISNLGKLESLSVSSAGMSGLCGCLDDISSPPENLQSLKLYGNLKTLPEWIKELQHLVKLKLVGARLLEHDVAMEFLGKLPKLEILVISPFQGEEFHFKPPQTGTAFGSLRVLKLADLWYTKSVKFEEGTMLKLERLQVQGLIKNEIGFSGLEFLLNINEVQLRVEFHFDEKRIRAARAAGADYETARAEEEQEARRKEGELKKKIREQLARNPNQPILTELP; encoded by the exons atggaggcgacggcgctgAGTGTGGGCAAATCCGTGCTGAATGGAGCGCTTGGCTACGCAAAATCTGCATTTGCTGAGGAGGTGGCCTTGCAGCTTGGTATCCAGAAAGACCACACATTTGTTGCAGATGAGCTTGAGATGATGAGGTCTTTCATGATGGAGGCGCATGAGGAGCAAGATAACAGCAAGGTGGTCAAGACTTGGGTGAAGCAAGTCCGTGACACTGCCTATGATGTTGAGGACAGCCTCCAGGATTTCGCTGTTCATCTTAAGAGGCCATCCTGGTGGCGATTTCCTCGTACGCTGCTCGAGCGGCACCGTGTGGCCAAGCAGATGAAGGAGCTTAGGAACAAGGTCGAGGATGTCAGCCAGAGGAATGTGCGGTACCACCTCATCAAGGGCTCTGCCAAGGCCACCATCAATTCCGCTGAGCAATCTAGCGTTATTGCTACAGCCATATTCGGCATTGACGATGCAAGGCGTGCCGCAAAGCAGGACAATCAGAGAGTGGATCTTGTCCAACTAATCAACAATGAGGATCAGGACCTTAAAGTGATCGCGGTCTGGGGAACAAGTGGTGATATGGGCCAAACAACAATAATCAGGGCGGTTTACGAGAACCCAGATGTCCAAATCAGATTCCCTTGCTGTGCGTGGGTAAGGGTGATGCATCCTTTCAGTCCAAGAGACTTTGTCCAGACCTTGATGAATCAGCTTCATGCAACCCAAGGGGTTGAAGCTCTGTTGGAGAAAGAGAAGACAGAACAAGATTTAGCTAAGGAATTCAATGAACATGTCAATGATAGGAAGTGTCTAATTGTGCTTAATGACCTATCCACCATTGAAGAGTGGGACCAGATTAAGAAATGCTTCCAAAACTGCAAGAAAGGAAGCCGAATCATAGTGTCAAGCACTCAAGTTGAAGTTGCAAGCTTATGTGCAGGGCAAGAAAGCCAAGCCTCAGAGCTAAAGCAATTGTCTGCTGATCAGACCCTTTACGCATTCTACGACAAG GGTTCCCAAAATGGAGAGGGCTCAATGAAGCCAGTGTCTATCTCGAATGATACAGTGGCCCATGGTGAGATTATAGATGATCAATCTATGGATGCTGATGAGAAGAAGGTGGTTAGAAAAAGTCTTACTCGCATTAGGACGAGTGTTGGTGCTTCGGAGGAATCGCAACTTATTGGGCGAGAGAAAGAAATGTCTGAAATAATAGACTTAATTTTAAAAGACAATAGCCAGCAGGTTCAGGTGATCTCTGTGTGGGGAATGGGTGGCCTTGGAAAAACCACCCTAGTTGGAGGTGTTTATCAAAGCCCAAAGCTGAGCGACAAGTTTGACAAGTATGTTTTTGTCACAATCATGCGTCCTTTCAATCTTGTAGAGCTCCTTAGGAGCTTGGCTGGGCGACTACATGAAGGATCTTCTAAGAAAGAAGAACTGGTAGAAAATAGAGTCAGCAGTAAGAAATCACTAGCATCGATGGAGCTTGACCAGTTGACTAAGCAATTGGAAAGgcttttagaaaagaaaagaagcttGATTGTTCTGGATGATTTCTCAGATACCTCAGAATGGGACCAGATAAAACCAATGTTATTCCCCCTGTTGGAAAAGACAAGCCTAATCATTGTGactacaagaaaagaaaatattgccAATCATTGCTCAGGGAAAAATGGAACTGTGCACAACCTTCAAGTTCTTAAACCTAATGATGCACTGTGCCTCTTGAGTGAGAAG GTATTTGAGAAGGCTACATATTTAGATGAGCAGAAGAATCCTGAGTTGGTTAAAGAAGCAAAACAAATCCTAAAGAAGTGTGATGGACTCCCCCTTGCGATAGTTGTCATAGGTGGATTCTTGGCAAACCGACCAAAGACCCCAGAAGAGTGGAGAAAATTGAACGAGAATATCAGTGCTGAGTTGGAAATGAATCCAGAGCTTGGAATGATAAGAACCGTCCTTGAAAAAAGCTATGATGGTTTACCCTACCATCTCAAGTCATGTTTTTTATATCTGTCCATTTTTCCTGAAGACCAGATCATTAGTCGAAGGCGTTTGGTGCATCGGTGGGCAGCAGAAGGTTACTCAACTGCGGCCCATGGGAAGTCTGCCGTTGAAATAGCTAACGACTACTTCTTGGAACTCAAGAATAGAAGCATGATTTTACCATTCCAGCAATCAGCTCGCAGCAGGAAATCAATTGACTCTTGCAAAGTCCATGATCTCATCCGTGACATCGCCATCTCAAAGTCAATGGAGGAAAACCTTGTTTTTAGGCTGGAGGAAGGCTGCAGCTCGTACATCCATGGCGCAATTCGTCATCTTGCTATAAGTAGAAACTGGAAGGGAGATAAGGATGAATTCAAGGGCATAGTGGACCTGTCCCGAATACGATCGCTATCTCTGTTTGGGTATTGGGAGCCATTTTTCGTTTCTAGCAAGATGAGGTTTATACGAGTGCTCGACTTTGAAGGGACTAGAGGTCTAAAATATCATCACCTTGATCAGATTTGGAAGCTTATTCACTTAAAGTTCCTTTCTCTCCGAGGATGCGCTGGTATTGATCTACTGCCAGATTTTTTGGGCAACCTGAGGCAACTCCAGATGCTAGACATCAGAGGTACATATGTAGAGGCTTTGCCAAAAACTATCATCAAGCTGCAGAAGCTACAGTACATCCATGTTGGGCTCAAAAGAGACTATGTAACGGGGATAAAGGATGATTTAATAGAGAGGTGTTGTAAAGTGGGGTATCTATGTGCAACATGTTGCCTTCCTCTTCTTCGGGACATTGATGGCCCTCTCCATAAGGCCCTTACCAGGCGTGATGCATGCACTTTCGCTTGCTGCGTGAAATTCCCATCTCTCATGAGGGGAGTATATGAAGAAAATGGCACTATGGTGCCAAAGGGGATCAGAAAGCTGAAAGACTTGTACACACTAAGGGACGTGAATATCGGAAGGGGAAATGCCATCCTACGAGACATCGGAATGCTCACAGGATTACACAAGTTAGGAGTGGCTGGCATCAACAAGAAGAATGGAAGATCGTTTAGGTTGGCCATTTCCAACCTCGGCAAGCTGGAATCACTGTCTGTGAGTTCAGCAGGGATGTCGGGTTTGTGTGGTTGCTTGGATGATATATCCTCGCCTCCGGAAAACCTGCAGAGCCTCAAGCTATACGGCAATCTGAAAACGTTGCCGGAATGGATCAAGGAGCTCCAGCATCTCGTGAAGCTAAAACTAGTGGGCGCTAGGCTATTGGAGCACGATGTTGCTATGGAATTCCTTGGGAAACTACCGAAGCTGGAAATTCTAGTGATTTCACCGTTTCAGGGTGAAGAATTTCATTTCAAGCCTCCACAGACTGGAACTGCTTTTGGAAGCCTCAGGGTGCTCAAGCTTGCAGATTTATGGTACACCAAATCAGTTAAGTTTGAGGAAGGAACAATGCTCAAACTTGAGCGGCTGCAGGTCCAAGGGCtaataaaaaatgaaattggGTTTTCTGGGCTAGAGTTTCTCCTAAACATCAACGAAGTCCAGCTCAGAGTTGAGTTTCACTTCGATGAGAAAAGGATAAGAGcagcgcgcgcggcgggcgctGATTATGAGACTGCCCGGGCGGAAGAGGAACAGGAAGCAAGGCGCAAGGAAGGtgaactcaagaaaaaaatcCGGGAA